CTTCAGCTTCTTCACATTGACAGCGATGTCACGCTCGGATGCAGTCAGCGGATTCACGCCCGGCTTCAGCTTGACCCAGCCCAGATCGCTTAACATCACCAGAGCACGGGCAAAGTTGGACGGATCGTTAGGTGCCGAAATGGTGCTGCCATCCTTGACCTCCTTCAGCGACTTCAGCTTGCCCGGATAAATGCCCAAGGGGGCTGTCGGCACTTGAAACACTTCTTTCAGATTCAGCTTGTGTTCCTTGGCGAAACTGTCCAGATAGGGCTTGTGCTGGAACACGTTCACATCCAGCGCACCCTCCTGCAGTGCCAGATTGGGACGGACATAATCGGTGAACTCCACCAGCTTGACCGCATAACCCTGCTTTTCCAGGATAGGTTTGACCGACTGCTTGACCATGTCGCCAAAGTCACCCACGGTGGTGCCGATCACGATTTCCTTCTTGGC
The sequence above is drawn from the Aquitalea denitrificans genome and encodes:
- a CDS encoding MetQ/NlpA family ABC transporter substrate-binding protein produces the protein MRRYVIKALAASLLSLAVASPVLAADPAKKEIVIGTTVGDFGDMVKQSVKPILEKQGYAVKLVEFTDYVRPNLALQEGALDVNVFQHKPYLDSFAKEHKLNLKEVFQVPTAPLGIYPGKLKSLKEVKDGSTISAPNDPSNFARALVMLSDLGWVKLKPGVNPLTASERDIAVNVKKLKIVQLEAAQLPRSRSDVDFAVINGNYATSSGIKLTEAIFQEKSYAYINWGVVRAADAGKPWARDVIAAYNSKAFSDWAKKKYAGYKFPQGWK